From a single Gavia stellata isolate bGavSte3 chromosome 15, bGavSte3.hap2, whole genome shotgun sequence genomic region:
- the TOX3 gene encoding TOX high mobility group box family member 3 isoform X1 yields MDVRFYPAAAGSSLPGDPSNLDFAQCLGYYNYNKFGNNNNYMNMAEANNAFLAANEQTFHTPSLGDEEFEIPPITPPPESDPALGMADILLPFQGLGDQLPAQGNEFTPQFPPQSLDLPSITISRNLVEQDGVIHSNGLHMDQSHAQVSQYRQDHSLIMRSIVHMTDAAHSGIMPPSQLTTINQSQLSAQLGLNLGGTNLPHTSPSPPASKSATPSPSSSINEEDADESNRATGEKRAAPDSGKKPKTPKKKKKKDPNEPQKPVSAYALFFRDTQAAIKGQNPNATFGEVSKIVASMWDSLGEEQKQVYKRKTEAAKKEYLKALAAYRASLVSKAAAESAEAQTIRSVQQTLASTNLSSSLILNTSLSQHATVSASPQTLQQSLPRAIAPKPLTMRLPMNQIVASVTIAPNMPTNIAAPLISSMGTNMVATPSSSQVSPSMQSQQQQIQQLQQQQMQQMQQQQLHQHQMHQQIHQQMQQQHFQHHMQQHLQQQQHLQQQINQQQMQQQLQHIQLQQMQQQQMQHMQHQSQPSPQQHSPVASQITSPIPAIGSPQPAPQQHQSQIQSQTQTQVLSQVSIF; encoded by the exons CAGACGTTCCATACGCCGAGCCTTGGGGACGAGGAGTTCGAGATCCCACCCATTACGCCCCCGCCCGAGTCAGACCCTGCCCTGGGGATGGCAGATATACTGCTGCCCTTCCAGGGCCTCGGTGACCAGCTGCCTGCACAAGGAAATGAATTTACACCTCAGTTTCCCCCCCAGAGCTTGGACCTTCCCTCTATTACCATATCCCGAAATCTCGTGGAGCAGGACGGCGTCATCCACAGCAATGGATTGCATATG GATCAGAGTCACGCGCAAGTTTCCCAGTATCGCCAGGACCACTCTCTGATTATGAGATCTATTGTCCATATGACTGATGCTGCTCACTCGGGAATTATGCCTCCTTCTCAGCTAACCACCATTAACCAGTCTCAGCTAAGTGCGCAGCTGGGGCTAAATTTAGGAGGCACTAATTTGCCACAcacttctccctcccctcctgcaaGTAAATCAGCCACTCCTTCCCCATCCAGCTCTATAAATGAAGAAGATGCAGATGAATCAAATAGA GCCACTGGAGAAAAGAGAGCTGCCCCGGATTCTGGCAAGAAGCCCAAGACtccaaagaagaagaaaaagaaagatccCAATGAGCCACAAAAGCCAGTGTCAGCATATGCCCTTTTCTTCAGGGATACACAAGCTGCAATTAAAGGGCAGAACCCGAACGCAACATTTGGAGAGGTTTCAAAAATAGTGGCATCTATGTGGGACAGTTTAGGAGAAGAACAAAAACAG gtatataaaagaaaaactgaagctgCCAAAAAAGAATACCTAAAGGCACTTGCTGCCTATAGAGCAAGCCTTGTTTCTAAG GCTGCTGCGGAATCTGCTGAGGCCCAGACAATTCGTTCTGTTCAGCAAACGTTGGCATCTACAAATTTGTCTTCCTCCCTTATTCTGAATACTTCTCTTTCTCAACACGCAACAGTATCGGCATCTCCTCAAACTCTTCAACAGTCCCTTCCCAGAGCAATTGCTCCAAAACCTTTAACCATGAGACTGCCGATGAATCAGATTGTAGCTTCTGTTACCATTGCACCAAACATGCCAACAAACATTGCAGCTCCCTTGATAAGCTCTATGGGAACAAACATGGTGGCAACACCGTCTTCATCTCAAGTCAGTCCCTCAAtgcaaagccagcagcagcagattcagcagctccagcagcaacaGATGCAGCAGATGCAACAGCAGCAACTACATCAGCATCAAATGCATCAGCAAATACACCAACAAAtgcaacagcagcattttcagcACCACATGCAACAacatttgcagcagcagcagcatcttcagCAGCAAATTAATCAACAGCAAATGCAACAACAACTGCAGCACATACAGCTTcagcaaatgcagcagcagcaaatgcagCATATGCAACACCAGTCACAGCCTTCTCCTCAGCAGCATTCTCCGGTAGCCTCTCAGATCACTTCTCCCATCCCTGCCATTGGGAGCCCTCAGCCAGCACCTCAGCAGCACCAGTCACAAATACAATCTCAGACACAGACTCAAGTATTATCACAGgtcagtattttctga
- the TOX3 gene encoding TOX high mobility group box family member 3 isoform X2, which translates to MDVRFYPAAAGSSLPGDPSNLDFAQCLGYYNYNKFGNNNNYMNMAEANNAFLAANETFHTPSLGDEEFEIPPITPPPESDPALGMADILLPFQGLGDQLPAQGNEFTPQFPPQSLDLPSITISRNLVEQDGVIHSNGLHMDQSHAQVSQYRQDHSLIMRSIVHMTDAAHSGIMPPSQLTTINQSQLSAQLGLNLGGTNLPHTSPSPPASKSATPSPSSSINEEDADESNRATGEKRAAPDSGKKPKTPKKKKKKDPNEPQKPVSAYALFFRDTQAAIKGQNPNATFGEVSKIVASMWDSLGEEQKQVYKRKTEAAKKEYLKALAAYRASLVSKAAAESAEAQTIRSVQQTLASTNLSSSLILNTSLSQHATVSASPQTLQQSLPRAIAPKPLTMRLPMNQIVASVTIAPNMPTNIAAPLISSMGTNMVATPSSSQVSPSMQSQQQQIQQLQQQQMQQMQQQQLHQHQMHQQIHQQMQQQHFQHHMQQHLQQQQHLQQQINQQQMQQQLQHIQLQQMQQQQMQHMQHQSQPSPQQHSPVASQITSPIPAIGSPQPAPQQHQSQIQSQTQTQVLSQVSIF; encoded by the exons ACGTTCCATACGCCGAGCCTTGGGGACGAGGAGTTCGAGATCCCACCCATTACGCCCCCGCCCGAGTCAGACCCTGCCCTGGGGATGGCAGATATACTGCTGCCCTTCCAGGGCCTCGGTGACCAGCTGCCTGCACAAGGAAATGAATTTACACCTCAGTTTCCCCCCCAGAGCTTGGACCTTCCCTCTATTACCATATCCCGAAATCTCGTGGAGCAGGACGGCGTCATCCACAGCAATGGATTGCATATG GATCAGAGTCACGCGCAAGTTTCCCAGTATCGCCAGGACCACTCTCTGATTATGAGATCTATTGTCCATATGACTGATGCTGCTCACTCGGGAATTATGCCTCCTTCTCAGCTAACCACCATTAACCAGTCTCAGCTAAGTGCGCAGCTGGGGCTAAATTTAGGAGGCACTAATTTGCCACAcacttctccctcccctcctgcaaGTAAATCAGCCACTCCTTCCCCATCCAGCTCTATAAATGAAGAAGATGCAGATGAATCAAATAGA GCCACTGGAGAAAAGAGAGCTGCCCCGGATTCTGGCAAGAAGCCCAAGACtccaaagaagaagaaaaagaaagatccCAATGAGCCACAAAAGCCAGTGTCAGCATATGCCCTTTTCTTCAGGGATACACAAGCTGCAATTAAAGGGCAGAACCCGAACGCAACATTTGGAGAGGTTTCAAAAATAGTGGCATCTATGTGGGACAGTTTAGGAGAAGAACAAAAACAG gtatataaaagaaaaactgaagctgCCAAAAAAGAATACCTAAAGGCACTTGCTGCCTATAGAGCAAGCCTTGTTTCTAAG GCTGCTGCGGAATCTGCTGAGGCCCAGACAATTCGTTCTGTTCAGCAAACGTTGGCATCTACAAATTTGTCTTCCTCCCTTATTCTGAATACTTCTCTTTCTCAACACGCAACAGTATCGGCATCTCCTCAAACTCTTCAACAGTCCCTTCCCAGAGCAATTGCTCCAAAACCTTTAACCATGAGACTGCCGATGAATCAGATTGTAGCTTCTGTTACCATTGCACCAAACATGCCAACAAACATTGCAGCTCCCTTGATAAGCTCTATGGGAACAAACATGGTGGCAACACCGTCTTCATCTCAAGTCAGTCCCTCAAtgcaaagccagcagcagcagattcagcagctccagcagcaacaGATGCAGCAGATGCAACAGCAGCAACTACATCAGCATCAAATGCATCAGCAAATACACCAACAAAtgcaacagcagcattttcagcACCACATGCAACAacatttgcagcagcagcagcatcttcagCAGCAAATTAATCAACAGCAAATGCAACAACAACTGCAGCACATACAGCTTcagcaaatgcagcagcagcaaatgcagCATATGCAACACCAGTCACAGCCTTCTCCTCAGCAGCATTCTCCGGTAGCCTCTCAGATCACTTCTCCCATCCCTGCCATTGGGAGCCCTCAGCCAGCACCTCAGCAGCACCAGTCACAAATACAATCTCAGACACAGACTCAAGTATTATCACAGgtcagtattttctga